The following proteins are co-located in the Microplitis demolitor isolate Queensland-Clemson2020A chromosome 3, iyMicDemo2.1a, whole genome shotgun sequence genome:
- the LOC103576620 gene encoding SAP30-binding protein, with protein MSVQSSALASITAAYTDSEDEVDECIDDGHHHHHESSIPSQIIIPQNVQINKQSTPEQLNDIKNNLVLDYESDEDDVIIPPAPSGQYPPDLQEKFNHYVKLAEFGNLDMNVVIQKRKAFRNPSLLNKLIQHCNIDELGTNYPPSLYDPLKWSKESYYDQLHIAQQDFETQIENSRRNKTKVETISGVAKRPSPKNISVACTSTKLPAPTNFPIANKETSRKRKLQLNATNVHYNRPTVLRLC; from the coding sequence ATGTCTGTACAAAGCTCTGCTCTTGCTTCTATCACCGCTGCTTACACTGATTCAGAGGATGAGGTTGATGAATGTATAGACGATggacatcatcatcatcatgaaAGCTCTATCCCCTCACAGATTATCATTCCACAGAATGTCCAAATCAATAAGCAATCAACACCTGAACAGTTAAACGATATCAAAAACAATTTAGTTTTGGATTATGAATCCGATGAAGACGACGTAATCATTCCTCCTGCCCCTTCAGGGCAATATCCTCCTGATTTacaggaaaaatttaatcactaTGTTAAGCTTGCAGAATTCGGCAATTTGGATATGAATGTTGTTATCCAAAAACGTAAAGCATTTCGAAATCCATCACTTCTCAATAAACTCATTCAGCATTGCAATATTGATGAGCTAGGTACCAATTATCCACCGAGTTTATATGATCCACTCAAATGGAGCAAAGAATCTTATTATGACCAACTTCATATTGCTCAGCAAGATTTTGAGACGCAAATAGAAAATTCACGAAGAAACAAAACAAAAGTTGAAACTATTTCTGGTGTAGCTAAACGCCCAtctccaaaaaatatttcagttgCTTGTACTTCAACTAAACTCCCAGCCCCAACAAATTTTCCGATCGCTAATAAGGAAACttcaagaaaaagaaaattgcaGCTTAATGCTACAAATGTACATTATAATAGACCAACTGTATTACGTCTTTGTTAA